Below is a genomic region from Cellulomonas sp. P24.
TGACCAGGCCACCGGTGAGGGAGAAGATCAGGAACTTGACCGCGGCGTAGCGTCGCTGGGCGCCGCCGAAGGACCCGATCATGAAGTACACCGGGATCAGCATCGCCTCGAACAGCAGGTAGAAGAAGAACACGTCACGCGCGGCGAACACGGCCACGATGAACGCCTCGAGCACGAGCACGAGCGCGAGGTAGCTCGGCAGCCGCGGTCCCGGGCCGGAGCCGTCGGCCCCGTGCTCCTTCCACGCCGCGAGCACGACGACGGGCACGAGCACGAGGGACATGAGGATCAGCGCGAGACCGACACCGTCGACACCGACCGCGTAGCTCACGCCGATCGCCGGGATCCACGAGTGCGTCTCGACCAGCTGGTGGACACCTGCCGTGCTCATGTCGAAGTGCGTCAACGTCACGACACCGAGCGCGAGCTCGAGCAGCGTGAAGCCCAGCGCCACCTGTCGCGCCTTGCTGCGCACCGAGGCGGGCAGCAGCGCGACGGTCACGGCCCCGAGCAACGGGAACACGATGAGCGCCGTCAGCCACGGAAAGCTAGAGGGTTGCATGGTTCGGGGTTCTCCCTCAGATCCGTGCGGCCAGGACAGCGCCGACGAGGACGATGAGACCGATGAGCATGGTGGCGGCGTACGAGCGTACGTACCCGTTCTGGACTCGGCGGAGCAGGGAACCTGCACCGACCGTGAGGCGGGCGAGGCCGGTGGCCCCGCCGTCGACGACCTGGTGGTCCCCGAACACGAGCGAGCGGGTGAGGTACGTCCCGGGCGCGACCAGGAGCGCGTCGTTGACGTCGTCCTGGTAGAGGTCCTTCCGTGCCGCGCGCGTCAGCACGGAGCCGCGCGGCGGGACGACGGGGACGAGCACCGCGGCGTACTGGCGCCAGGCGAGCAGGATGCCCAGGGCGACGAGCGTCAGGGTGATGGTCATGAGGACCGGGACCGGCAGCACCGGGTCCGCCTCGTGGGCGACGTGACCGGTCACCGGCTCGAGCCAGCCGACGATCCCGCTGCCGAGGCTGAGCAGCCACCCGATCGCGACCGACCCGATCGACAGGATGATCATCGGCACCGTCATCAGCCGAGGCGACTCGTGCGGGTGCTGGTGGCTGAGCTCGGCCGTCGTCCCGGCGGCCAGGGCGGGCGGCGTGCCGGAGCCGTCGTCCCAGCGGCGGGTCCCGTGGAAGGTCATGAAGAAGAGACGGGACATGTAGAAGGACGTGATCCCGGCACCGAGCAGGGCCACGCTCCCGAAGACCCAGGCCTGCCACGGCGATCCGGCGACCGGCACGAACGCCGACTCGATGATCTTGTCCTTGCTCCAGAACCCGGCGAACGGCGGGACGCCGAGGATCGCGAGCCAGCCGAGGCCGAACGTGATCCAGGTGACCTTCATGTACTTGGAGAGCGCACCGAAGCCGCGCATGTCCACCTGGTCGCCCATCCCGTGCATGACGGAACCGGCGCCGAGGAACATCCCCGCCTTGAAGAAGCCGTGCGTCACGAGATGGAAGATCGCGAACGCGTACCCGATGGGCCCGAGACCCGCGGCGAGGATCATGTAGCCGATCTGCGACATCGTCGAGGCCGCGAGGGCCTTCTTGAGGTCGTCCTTCGCCGACCCGACCACGGCCCCGAAGACGAGCGTGATCGCGCCCACGATCACCACCACGAGGCGGGCCGTCGGCGCGGCGTCGAACAGCGGTGCCGACCGGACGACGAGGTACACGCCGGCGGTCACCATCGTGGCCGCGTGGATGAGAGCCGACACGGGCGTCGGGCCGGCCATCGCGTCACCGAGCCACGACTGCAGCGGGAACTGCGCGGACTTGCCGGTCGCGGCCAGGAGCAGCATCAGCCCGATGGCCGTCAGGGTGCCCGGCGCGGTCCCGGCGACGTGGCCGTGCACGGTCGCGAAGTCGACACCGCCGTAGGTCGCGAACATCAGCATGATCGCGATGATCATGCCCAGGTCGCCGATGCGGTTCGCGATGAATGCCTTCTTCGCCGCGACGGCGTTCGGCGTCTGGTGGTTCCAGAACCCGATCAGCAGGTACGACGCCAGGCCGACGCCCTCCCAGCCGAAGAACAGCAGCAGATAGCTGTCGGCGAGCACGAGCAGCAGCATCGCGGCGACGAACAGGTTCAGGTAGGCGAAGAACCGGCGCCGGTCGCGGTCGTGCTCCATGTACGCGACCGAGTACACGTGGATGAGCGACCCGACGAAGGTCACCAGCAGCACGAAGGTGAGCGAGAGCGGGTCCAGCCGGAAGCCGGCGTCGACCGTCAGGTTCCCGGCCGAGAGCCAGCTGAACAGGTGCAGGTCACGGACCCGCTCCGCGGCCGGCAGGGACGTCAGCGAGAGCATGATGCCGAGGCCCAGCAGGAACGAGAAGGACGACGCCGCCACGCCGAGCCAGTGGCCCCAGCGGTCCGCACGCCGACCCGCGAGCAGCAGGATCGCCGCGCTGGCGAGCGGCACGGCGACGAGCAGCCAGGCGCCCGACTGGAACGCGCCGGTGGCAGGGGCGGTCTGGACCGCCAGGGAGAAGAGGGGGTGCACCGTCGTCCTCTCAGCTCTTCAGCAGGTTGACGTCATCGACCGAGGCCGAGCGGCGGGTACGGAAGATCGAGACGATGATCGCGAGACCGATCACGACCTCGGCCGCGGCGACGACCATCACGAAGAAGGCCATCACCTGCCCGGTCAGGTTCCCGTGCATCCGGGAGAACGTGACGAGCACGAGGTTGGTCGCGTTGAGCATCAGCTCGATGCCCATGAACACGATGATGGCGTTGCGGCGCAGCAGCACCGTCGTCGCGCCGATCGTGAACAGGATGCTCGCGAGGACCAGGTAGTTGGTCAGGCTCATGCCTGATCCTCCGTCCCGGGTTCGAGGGTGGGTGTCGGGGTCGCGGACGGGAGCGCAGGTGCCTGGAACTGCTCGATCCCGAGCTCCTGCCCGCGGATGCGCAGGACGCGCGAGACCGACTCCTCGAGCGGCTGCCCGAGGTGGTCCAGCGCGGGGACGTCGAGGGCGTTGTGCCGGGCGTACACACCCGGTGCGGGCAACGGCGTGAGCGAGCCGCCCGCCGCGACCCGGGCGTCGGCACGCTCCTTCTGGCCGATGCGCGGGGTGAGCCGCTGACGGTGCGTGAGCACGAGGGCGCCGAGGGCGGCCGTGACGAGCAGCGCGCCGACGACCTCGAACGTGAACACGTAGTGCCCGAAGATCATCTTGGCGACGGCGACCGGGTTGCTGTCGGCGTTCGCCGACGTGAGGCCGGTCATCGACGGGAGGGTCGCCCGGGTCACGACACCGACGAGCACGATGCCCAGGCCGATGCCCGCGAGCCAGCCGATCCACCGCTGGGCCTTGATCGTCTCGACCAGGGAGTCGGACGCGTCGACGCCGATCAGCATGAGCACGAAGACGAACAGCATCATGACCGCACCGGTGTAGACGACCACCTGGACGACCCCGAGGAACGGGGCGTCCTGGGCGACGTACAGGAACGCGAGCGAGATCATCACGACGATCACGCTCATCGCCGCGTGGACCGCCTTGCGGGCGAAGATCAGCCCGAGCGCCGCGATCACCATCACGGGTGCGAGGCACCAGAACAGGACGGCCTCGGCGCCCGACGTCGTCACCGTCTGGGCGGCGGCGGAGAGCAGTGCGGCACTCATCGGGCGGTTCCTCCTGCCGTGCGCGACGCGGCTGCGCGGTCCGCCCCCGCCAGCGTCGGGTCGTCGGGTCGGTTCTCCCGGACCCACGCGATCTGGTCCGCGACCGGACCGAGCACGTCACCCCGGTAGTACTCGGTGTCGGTCGTGCCCGGCACCATCGGGTGCGGCGAGGCGAGCATGCCCTCCCCCATCGGGGCGAGCAGGTCGGACTTCTCGTAGATCATCCCGGCGCGCGTCGGACCGGCGAGCTCGTAGTCGTTGGTCATCGTGAGCGCACGCGTCGGGCAGGCCTCGATGCACAGCCCGCAGAAGATGCAGCGCAGGTAGTTGATCTGGTAGACGCGGCCGTAGCGCTCGCCCGGCGAGAACTGGGCGTCCGGCGTGTTGCTCGCACCCTCGACGTAGATCGCGTCGGCCGGGCAGGCCCACGCGCACAGCTCGCAGCCGATGCACTTCTCGAGACCGTCCGGGTACCGGTTGAGCTGGTGCCGCCCGTGGTAGCGCGGCTTCGTCGGGACCTTCTCGAACGGGTACTGCTCGGTCACGATCGGCTTGAACATCGACGAGAACGTCACGCCGAACCCGGCGACCGGCGCCAGCACCTCGGCCAGCCCTCGGCGCGGCGGGATCAGGGACTGGTACTCGGCGTCGGCGGCGTCGAAGGTGACCTCCCCCGCCGCCGGACGCGTCGCGGGAGCCTTGCGGGCACCTGCCGACGGCGTCGCGGGCCGCGGCTTCCGCGGCGCCTGCGGCTTGCCCTTGCGCTGCTCAGCCACGCTGCACCTCCTGGGCGTCTGTTCCGGGATCGATCGCCGGTGCGACCGCCGCAGCGGCACGCGCCCTGCGCGGGGACGGCGGCAGGACCTGGCCGGGGAGCGGCGGCACCGGGTAGCCGTCCGCGAAGGCGTCGAACTCGACGGGTTCGGACGGCCGGCCGCTCGCCGGTGGTTCCTTCTTCTCCGGTATCAGGTAGGACACCGCGACCGCGACGAGCACCACCACGCCGAGACCGACGAGGATCGTCTGCAGGTTGAGGCTGCTGAACTGGCGCACGCCCTGCACGGCCGCGACGCACACGACCCAGCCGAGCGAGACCGGGATCAGGAGCTTCCAGCCGAACTTCATGAACTGGTCGTACCGGAGCCGCAGCAGCGTCCCGCGCAGCCAGACGAAGAAGAAGATCAACGCCCAGAGCTTGACGAGGAACCAGAGCACGGGCCACCAGCCCGTGTTGAACATGCCGTGGTTGATCGCCGAGATCGGCCACGGTGCGCGCCAGCCACCCAGGAACAACGTCGTGGCGACCGCCGAGACGTTGATCATGTTGATGTACTCCGCGAGGAAGAACCACGCGAACTTCATCGACGAGTACTCCGTCGCGTAGCCGCCGACGAGCTCACCCTCCGCCTCCGGGAGGTCGAACGGGAGCCGGTTCGTCTCGCCGACCATCGAGATCACGTAGATCACGAAGGCCGGGAGCAGCGGGAACGCCCACCACAGCGAGCGCTGCGAGCTGACGATCTCCGAGGTCGACATCGAGCCGGCCATCACGAACACGCTGACCAGCGACAGGCTCATCGACAGCTCGTAGCTGATGACCTGTGCGGTCGAGCGGACCGAGCCGAGGAGCGGGTAGGTCGAGTTCGAGGACCAGCCACCGAGGACGATGCCGTACACCCCGACCGAGGCGGCCGCGAGGATGTAGAGCACGGCCACCGGGAAGTCGGTGAGCTGCAGCGGGGTGAGGATCCCGAAGATGTGCACCGACGGTCCGAACGGGATCACGGCGAACGTGAGCAACGAGCAGAACACCGCGATCATCGGCGCGACGATGTAGACGACCTTGTCGGCCGCCTTGACGGTGATGTCCTCCTTGAGCAGGAGCTTCATCGCGTCGGCGAGGGACTGCAGCAGACCGAAGGGTCCGTGCACGTTGGGGCCCGGGCGCAGCTGCATGCGACCGACCACGCGGCGCTCGAACCAGATCGCGATCAGCACGCTCGTGAGCATGAAGATGACGATCACGACCGCCTTGAGCAGCCAGATCCAGAAGTTGTCGTGACTGAAGTCGGCGGCGACGCCCGCCTGGGCGCCCGACGGGTCCGCGGCAGCGACCAGGTTCAGCCCGGTCAGGTGCTGTGCGGCGAGAGCCACCACGCTCATGCCCGCCCCTCCTCGTTCTCGTCGTCCGACGTCGTCGATCCGGAGCCTGCCTGGCCCTCGGTCGCCGTGGCCTTCTCGGCGTCCGCGACCTCCTCCGGCACGGTGACTCCGGCTGCGGCCGGCGCGAGCCGGACGATCGCCCCGGCGTCGACCCCGAGGTCGGACCGTACCGCGCACCCGGGTGATCGCGTCGGCAGCCACACCACGTGGTCCGGCATGTCCGTCACGACGAGGGGCACGACGACCGCGCCGGCCTCGGTGCTGACCTCGACCGCGGCACCGTCGGCGACCCCGATCGCCGCAGCCGTGGCCGCCGACGTCCGGGCGACCGCACGCCGTGCCGTCCCGGCGAGGTACGGCTCGCCGTCCTGGAGCCGTCCCGCGTCGAGCATCAGGTGCCAGGTGGCGAGGACCGCATGACCGGGCTCCACCGGGGCCGGCGACCCGCCGGCGACCTGCGGGGCCGGGGTGCGCGCGCCGTCCCACGCACCGAGCTGGTCGAGCTCGGCGTGCACCTGGGTCAGCGTGCGGAGCCCGAGCGAGGTCCCCATGACGTCCGCGAGCTGGTCCAGCACCCGGTGGTCCGGCATCGCGGCCGAGGCGAGGGCTGCCGGGAACGGCCGCCGCCGCCCCTCCCAGTTCATGAACGTGCCCGCCTTCTCGACGGGCGGGGCGACCGGGAGCACGACGTCGGCGAGCTCGGTCACGGCCGAGGCTCGCACCTCGAGCGACACGACGAACCCGACGCTGTCGAGCGCGGCGAGCGCACCGACAGGATCCGCCAGGTCGGCCGGGTCGACACCACCGACGACGAGCGCCCCGAGCGACCCGTCGCGTGCGGCGGCGAGGATCGCCGACGTGTCACGTCCCGGTTCGGCCGGGATCGTCGGGACGTCCCAGACCGCGGCGATGTCGACGCGAGCAGCCGGCTCGGCGACCGGACGCCCGCCCGGGAGCAGCCCGGGGAGGGCGCCCATCTCCACGCCACCACGCTCGCCCGCACGCCGCGGGACCCATGCCAGCCGTGCACCGGTGCGCTCGACGAGCCGCAGCGCGGCCGACAGACCACCGGGGACGGTCGCCAGACGCTCGCCCACGAGCACGACCGCTCCCGGCGCGGCGAGAGCACCCGCGGCGGACACCAGGGTGTCGTCCGGGGCGCCGTCGACGATCGCGTCGAGCACCTCGGCCTCGGTCCCGGGGGCGGCGGCGAGCAGCGTGCCGTTCATCCGCTCGAGCCCGCGCGAGGCGAAGGGAGCGATCGACAGCACCCGGGTCCGCTTGGCGAGCACACCCTTGCGCAGGCGCAGGAACGTGACGCCGGCCTCCTCCTCGGCCTCGAGCCCGACCAGCAGGACCGCCGGCGCGTGCTCGAGGTCGTGGAACGTGACTCCCAGGACGTTCCCGGCGACGGCGTGCCCGAGGAACGCGTCCTCTTCGGCCGAGTGCGGGCGCGCGCGCAGGTCGACGTCGTTCGTGCCGAGCACCACGCGGGCGAACTTCCCGTACGCGTAGGCATCCTCGATCGTCAGGCGCCCACCGGGCAGGACACCGACCCCGGCACCACCACCGGCGACGGACGCGGCACGAAGGCCGTCGGCCGCGACCTCCAGCGCCTCGACCCAGCTCGCCGGCCGCAGCTCGCCCCGGGTGCCGTCCGGTGCGACGTCACGCACGAGCGGGCCCGTGAGACGGTCCGGTGCGGACTGCCAGGCGAACGCGAAGCGGTCCTTGTCGGTGATCCACTCCTCGTTGACGACCGGGTCGTCACCGGAGAGGCGGCGCAGCACCACGCCACGACGGTGGTCGATCCGGATCGCCGAGCCGCTCGCGTCGTGCTCGCCGACACCGGGCGTGGACACCAGGTCGAAGGGCCGCGAGCGGAACCGGTACGCCGCGCTCGTCAGGGCACCGACCGGGCAGATCTGCACGGTGTTGCCCGAGAAGTAGGACGCGAAGGGCCGCCCCGACTCGTCCTCGGTCGCCGCGCCTGCCGGTCGGTCGGCCCCGGCGTAGCCGAGGACCTCGGGCGCGAATGTGCCGATCTGCTGCTGGGCGCCGCGCTTCTGCAGGTCGATGAACGGGTCACCGGCGATCTGCTTCGAGAACCGGGTGCACCGCTGGCACAGGACGCACCGCTCCCGGTCGAGCAGGATCTGCGTCGAGATCGAGATCGGCTTCGGGAACGTCCGCTTGACGTCGACGAACCGGCTGGTCGCGCGGCCGTTGCTCATCGCCTGGTTCTGCAGCGGGCACTCGCCGCCCTTGTCGCACACCGGGCAGTCGAGCGGGTGGTTGATGAGCAGCAGCTCCATCACGCCGTGCTGAGCCTTGTCGGCGACGGCCGAGCTGCGCTGCGTCTTGACGACCATGCCCGGCGCGACGGTCATCGTGCACGACGCCTGGGGCTTCGGCATCGGGCGGAGCGACCCGTCGGGGCCCGGCATCGCGACCTCGACGAGGCACTGCCGGCACGCACCGGCCGGCTCGAGCAGCGGGTGGTCGCAGAACCGCGGGATCTGGATGCCGACCTGCTCGGCGGCACGGATCACGAGGGTGCCCTTGGGCACCGAGACCTCGAGCTCGTCCAGGTAGAACGTCACCAGGTCGGCCGGTGGCGTCACGTCCGAGCCGCCTGCCCCGGGCGCGGCGCCCGGCTGCTGCTTCGGCGTCGTGATGGTCATGCGTGCACCGTCCCTGCCATGCGGTCCGCCTCGTGGCGTGGGGTGTAGTCGAACAACGACGTGCGCTCCGGCGGGAAGAGCACAGAGGCCGGGGTGTGGAGCCCCGCCTCGAACTC
It encodes:
- the nuoL gene encoding NADH-quinone oxidoreductase subunit L, which codes for MHPLFSLAVQTAPATGAFQSGAWLLVAVPLASAAILLLAGRRADRWGHWLGVAASSFSFLLGLGIMLSLTSLPAAERVRDLHLFSWLSAGNLTVDAGFRLDPLSLTFVLLVTFVGSLIHVYSVAYMEHDRDRRRFFAYLNLFVAAMLLLVLADSYLLLFFGWEGVGLASYLLIGFWNHQTPNAVAAKKAFIANRIGDLGMIIAIMLMFATYGGVDFATVHGHVAGTAPGTLTAIGLMLLLAATGKSAQFPLQSWLGDAMAGPTPVSALIHAATMVTAGVYLVVRSAPLFDAAPTARLVVVIVGAITLVFGAVVGSAKDDLKKALAASTMSQIGYMILAAGLGPIGYAFAIFHLVTHGFFKAGMFLGAGSVMHGMGDQVDMRGFGALSKYMKVTWITFGLGWLAILGVPPFAGFWSKDKIIESAFVPVAGSPWQAWVFGSVALLGAGITSFYMSRLFFMTFHGTRRWDDGSGTPPALAAGTTAELSHQHPHESPRLMTVPMIILSIGSVAIGWLLSLGSGIVGWLEPVTGHVAHEADPVLPVPVLMTITLTLVALGILLAWRQYAAVLVPVVPPRGSVLTRAARKDLYQDDVNDALLVAPGTYLTRSLVFGDHQVVDGGATGLARLTVGAGSLLRRVQNGYVRSYAATMLIGLIVLVGAVLAARI
- the nuoK gene encoding NADH-quinone oxidoreductase subunit NuoK — translated: MSLTNYLVLASILFTIGATTVLLRRNAIIVFMGIELMLNATNLVLVTFSRMHGNLTGQVMAFFVMVVAAAEVVIGLAIIVSIFRTRRSASVDDVNLLKS
- a CDS encoding NADH-quinone oxidoreductase subunit J; the protein is MSAALLSAAAQTVTTSGAEAVLFWCLAPVMVIAALGLIFARKAVHAAMSVIVVMISLAFLYVAQDAPFLGVVQVVVYTGAVMMLFVFVLMLIGVDASDSLVETIKAQRWIGWLAGIGLGIVLVGVVTRATLPSMTGLTSANADSNPVAVAKMIFGHYVFTFEVVGALLVTAALGALVLTHRQRLTPRIGQKERADARVAAGGSLTPLPAPGVYARHNALDVPALDHLGQPLEESVSRVLRIRGQELGIEQFQAPALPSATPTPTLEPGTEDQA
- the nuoI gene encoding NADH-quinone oxidoreductase subunit NuoI, encoding MAEQRKGKPQAPRKPRPATPSAGARKAPATRPAAGEVTFDAADAEYQSLIPPRRGLAEVLAPVAGFGVTFSSMFKPIVTEQYPFEKVPTKPRYHGRHQLNRYPDGLEKCIGCELCAWACPADAIYVEGASNTPDAQFSPGERYGRVYQINYLRCIFCGLCIEACPTRALTMTNDYELAGPTRAGMIYEKSDLLAPMGEGMLASPHPMVPGTTDTEYYRGDVLGPVADQIAWVRENRPDDPTLAGADRAAASRTAGGTAR
- the nuoH gene encoding NADH-quinone oxidoreductase subunit NuoH, whose translation is MSVVALAAQHLTGLNLVAAADPSGAQAGVAADFSHDNFWIWLLKAVVIVIFMLTSVLIAIWFERRVVGRMQLRPGPNVHGPFGLLQSLADAMKLLLKEDITVKAADKVVYIVAPMIAVFCSLLTFAVIPFGPSVHIFGILTPLQLTDFPVAVLYILAAASVGVYGIVLGGWSSNSTYPLLGSVRSTAQVISYELSMSLSLVSVFVMAGSMSTSEIVSSQRSLWWAFPLLPAFVIYVISMVGETNRLPFDLPEAEGELVGGYATEYSSMKFAWFFLAEYINMINVSAVATTLFLGGWRAPWPISAINHGMFNTGWWPVLWFLVKLWALIFFFVWLRGTLLRLRYDQFMKFGWKLLIPVSLGWVVCVAAVQGVRQFSSLNLQTILVGLGVVVLVAVAVSYLIPEKKEPPASGRPSEPVEFDAFADGYPVPPLPGQVLPPSPRRARAAAAVAPAIDPGTDAQEVQRG
- a CDS encoding NADH-quinone oxidoreductase subunit G, which codes for MTITTPKQQPGAAPGAGGSDVTPPADLVTFYLDELEVSVPKGTLVIRAAEQVGIQIPRFCDHPLLEPAGACRQCLVEVAMPGPDGSLRPMPKPQASCTMTVAPGMVVKTQRSSAVADKAQHGVMELLLINHPLDCPVCDKGGECPLQNQAMSNGRATSRFVDVKRTFPKPISISTQILLDRERCVLCQRCTRFSKQIAGDPFIDLQKRGAQQQIGTFAPEVLGYAGADRPAGAATEDESGRPFASYFSGNTVQICPVGALTSAAYRFRSRPFDLVSTPGVGEHDASGSAIRIDHRRGVVLRRLSGDDPVVNEEWITDKDRFAFAWQSAPDRLTGPLVRDVAPDGTRGELRPASWVEALEVAADGLRAASVAGGGAGVGVLPGGRLTIEDAYAYGKFARVVLGTNDVDLRARPHSAEEDAFLGHAVAGNVLGVTFHDLEHAPAVLLVGLEAEEEAGVTFLRLRKGVLAKRTRVLSIAPFASRGLERMNGTLLAAAPGTEAEVLDAIVDGAPDDTLVSAAGALAAPGAVVLVGERLATVPGGLSAALRLVERTGARLAWVPRRAGERGGVEMGALPGLLPGGRPVAEPAARVDIAAVWDVPTIPAEPGRDTSAILAAARDGSLGALVVGGVDPADLADPVGALAALDSVGFVVSLEVRASAVTELADVVLPVAPPVEKAGTFMNWEGRRRPFPAALASAAMPDHRVLDQLADVMGTSLGLRTLTQVHAELDQLGAWDGARTPAPQVAGGSPAPVEPGHAVLATWHLMLDAGRLQDGEPYLAGTARRAVARTSAATAAAIGVADGAAVEVSTEAGAVVVPLVVTDMPDHVVWLPTRSPGCAVRSDLGVDAGAIVRLAPAAAGVTVPEEVADAEKATATEGQAGSGSTTSDDENEEGRA